From a single Rodentibacter sp. JRC1 genomic region:
- the tyrS gene encoding tyrosine--tRNA ligase — protein MTDINTVLAELKRGTDEILSEADLIEKLKENRPLKVKLGADPTAPDIHLGHTVVLNKLRQFQQLGHEVYFLIGDFTGMVGDPSGKNTTRPPLSREDVLRNAETYKEQIFKILDPQKTQIVFNSDWLGKLGTEGMIRLASNYTVARMLERDDFKKRFTNNQPIAIHEFIYPLLQGHDSVALDADVELGGTDQKFNLLVGRELQKSAGKKPQVAITLPLLVGLDGEKKMSKSLGNYIGVTEAPNEMFGKVMSISDELMWDWYDLLSFRPLTEIAQLKTDVENGRNPRDVKILLAKELIARFHDEEAANAAEQEFINRFQKGAMPDEMPEFTFNGEIGLATLLKEAGLVPSTSEAIRAAQQGGVKINGEKVDNVKTNAPKGTNVYQVGKRKFARVTVK, from the coding sequence ATGACTGATATTAATACCGTTCTCGCGGAACTCAAGCGCGGTACTGATGAAATTCTTTCAGAAGCCGATTTAATTGAAAAACTGAAAGAAAATCGCCCATTAAAAGTAAAATTAGGCGCAGATCCCACGGCACCCGATATTCACTTAGGGCATACGGTTGTATTAAATAAATTACGCCAATTCCAGCAACTTGGTCATGAGGTTTATTTCTTAATCGGCGATTTTACCGGTATGGTGGGTGATCCATCCGGCAAAAATACCACACGTCCGCCACTTAGCCGTGAGGATGTGCTGCGCAATGCGGAAACCTACAAAGAACAAATTTTCAAAATTCTTGATCCGCAAAAAACCCAAATTGTTTTTAATTCCGACTGGTTGGGTAAATTAGGTACGGAAGGAATGATTCGCCTTGCAAGCAATTATACGGTTGCACGTATGTTAGAGCGTGATGATTTCAAAAAGCGTTTTACCAATAATCAACCTATTGCGATCCACGAATTTATTTACCCGTTATTACAAGGTCATGATTCTGTGGCATTAGATGCCGATGTAGAATTAGGCGGTACCGATCAAAAATTCAATTTGCTTGTCGGTCGTGAATTACAAAAATCTGCCGGCAAAAAACCACAGGTTGCAATCACACTTCCGCTGTTAGTCGGTTTAGATGGCGAGAAAAAAATGTCCAAATCCCTTGGAAACTACATTGGCGTAACAGAAGCACCAAATGAAATGTTTGGTAAAGTAATGTCGATTTCCGATGAATTAATGTGGGATTGGTACGATCTACTTTCCTTCCGTCCACTAACTGAAATTGCACAGTTAAAAACAGACGTTGAAAACGGTAGAAACCCGCGTGATGTGAAAATTTTACTGGCAAAAGAATTAATCGCCCGTTTCCACGATGAAGAAGCTGCTAATGCTGCGGAACAAGAATTTATCAACCGCTTCCAAAAAGGCGCAATGCCGGATGAAATGCCTGAGTTTACCTTTAACGGTGAAATCGGTTTAGCAACGTTATTAAAAGAAGCCGGATTAGTCCCTTCTACTTCAGAAGCGATTCGCGCCGCACAACAAGGCGGTGTGAAAATAAACGGTGAAAAAGTAGATAACGTTAAAACCAATGCACCAAAAGGCACAAATGTTTACCAAGTGGGTAAACGTAAATTTGCCCGCGTAACAGTAAAATAA
- the sfsA gene encoding DNA/RNA nuclease SfsA: protein MQLPTLQSAKLIRRYKRFLADIELANGEVMTIHCANTGAMTGCGEKGDTVWYSHSDSQTRKYPHSWELTQLANGQLCCINTHRSNQLVLEALQNKQIKELAMYDEIYPEVKYGEENSRIDFLLKGKNLPDCYVEVKSITLVKGELGMFPDAVTTRGQKHVRELLAMRKQGHRAVVLFAGLHNGFDRFKIAESIDPEYDRLLKEAIEQGVEAYAYAGEFEISDGIPTALSLTEAVPYIHR from the coding sequence ATGCAACTCCCGACGCTACAATCTGCGAAATTAATTCGCCGCTACAAACGCTTTCTTGCAGATATTGAACTTGCCAATGGTGAAGTGATGACTATTCATTGCGCCAACACCGGTGCAATGACAGGCTGTGGTGAAAAAGGCGACACGGTATGGTATTCCCATTCCGACAGCCAAACCCGCAAATATCCGCATTCTTGGGAACTTACCCAACTTGCCAACGGGCAACTCTGCTGTATTAACACGCACCGTTCTAACCAACTTGTGCTTGAAGCCTTACAAAATAAGCAAATCAAAGAACTGGCAATGTACGATGAAATTTATCCTGAGGTAAAATATGGTGAAGAAAACAGCCGTATTGATTTTTTGTTGAAAGGTAAAAATTTGCCTGATTGCTATGTGGAAGTGAAATCCATTACTTTGGTAAAAGGTGAATTAGGTATGTTCCCCGATGCCGTTACTACGCGCGGACAAAAACACGTGCGCGAATTGTTAGCGATGAGAAAACAAGGTCATCGGGCTGTGGTACTATTTGCCGGTTTGCATAATGGTTTTGATCGTTTCAAAATCGCAGAATCTATTGATCCCGAATATGATCGCTTATTGAAAGAGGCAATCGAACAAGGCGTAGAAGCTTATGCTTATGCCGGAGAATTTGAGATTTCAGATGGTATTCCGACCGCACTTTCTCTCACTGAAGCAGTCCCTTATATTCATAGATAA